Proteins from one Diprion similis isolate iyDipSimi1 chromosome 3, iyDipSimi1.1, whole genome shotgun sequence genomic window:
- the LOC124404720 gene encoding uncharacterized protein LOC124404720, producing the protein MNLGFVKAQSDNLPKVTVLMVTDFFSQSEYFNVAETSGVKARRAEREDYGDAAVGYVELRREGSFCDVRGKVCPEHRVNSKAYNVSMMVDEKNESIDRVTCEDCAASAGGCKHTIAFLMWVHRRSEEPEPTATVCYWKKPRLAQVAANVRSLKAKDLRPRRADPDLPDNTDFLKTVLNELQKSCSDNTEVQSFLSFASNTMTVDQCIRARRETQTQSESKLWNELRYGRITASRIYEMAHCKTKNGSLVEQVIGSSKIRDTEAMERGRRLENEVIKLLKEMLKTNIEDCGLLVGARFPVIGASPDGVGDDFVVEIKCPMTRKAESRYIAANHQIAKKFLAQIQLQMFMKQVKKGFFCIANHDFETSHKIRLICVDYDEDFVLDLIEKAMAFWKENIYPLILRAAKEKQ; encoded by the exons ATGAATCTCGGCTTTGTTAAAGCACAATCAGACAATCTCCCGAAAGTAACCGTACTAATGGTTACCGACTTTTTCTCCCAAAGTGAATATTTCAATGTTGCCGAAACCAGCGGTGTCAAAGCTCGAAG AGCTGAAAGAGAGGATTATGGTGATGCTGCAGTTGGGTACGTAGAGCTTAGAAGAGAAGGCAGTTTCTGTGATGTTCGTGGAAAAGTGTGTCCAGAGCACAGGGTGAATAGCAAAGCATATAATGTCTCAATGAtggttgacgaaaaaaacgaatcgattgatcggGTGACCTGTGAGGATTGTGCGGCATCAGCAG GTGGTTGTAAACACACTATCGCTTTTTTAATGTGGGTCCACCGGCGTAGCGAAGAGCCTGAGCCGACAGCTACTGTATGCTACTGGAAGAAGCCCCGCTTAGCTCAAGTTGCAGCGAATGTTCGATCGTTGAAAGCCAAAGATTTGCGGCCACGCAGAGCTGATCCAGATCTACCGGATAATACAGACTTTTTAAAAACTGTGCTAAATGAACTGCAGAAAAG CTGTTCAGATAACACCGAAGTACAAAGTTTTTTAAGCTTCGCAAGCAACACGATGACTGTGGATCAATGCATCCGAGCTAGAAGAGAAACCCAAACTCAAAGTGAATCAAAATTATGGAATGAGTTACGATATGGACGAATCACGGCATCTCGGATATATGAAATGGCTCATTGCAAGACGAAAAACGGATCCTTGGTAGAGCAGGTCATCGGAAGTTCAAAAATCAGGGATACCGAAGCAATGGAACGAGGACGAAGATTAGAGAATGAAGTTATCAAATTACTGAAAGAGATGTTGAAAACAAACATAGAAGATTGTGGATTGCTGGTCGGAGCGAGGTTCCCTGTTATCGGTGCGTCACCTGATGGAGTAGGAGATGATTTCGTAGTCGAGATAAAGTGTCCAATGACTCGTAAAGCGGAATCTAGATACATCGCAGCGAATCACCAAAttgcaaaaaagtttttggccCAAATTCAGCTTCAGATGTTTATGAAACAGgtaaaaaagggttttttctGCATAGCCAATCATGACTTCGAAACGAGTCATAAAATTAGATTGATCTGTGTAGACTATGACGAAGACTTTGTACTTGATCTCATAGAAAAGGCCATGGCTTTTTGGAAGGAGAATATATACCCTCTTATTCTCAGAGCTGCAAAAGAAAAGcaatga